Genomic DNA from Prunus persica cultivar Lovell chromosome G1, Prunus_persica_NCBIv2, whole genome shotgun sequence:
TAAATGAATTCGATAACTTGCCTCGTTCGTAACAGAGCCTCCCTGTATTGGAATCGAATATTTTGAAGCCATCCTTTGTCCCAATTGCAAAGCAACTGACAAATTCGAAAGAATTACAAATTTCcaccagaaaaataaataaattggaaagaaaaaaaaatgtgaacttTGAGTTTACCTGGTGTCTTGATTGAAGGAAGCGCAAAGGATTGGGTAAGAAGAGGAGGACTGATTGGCCATTAGAGGAATTCTTGGGTTCTGAAGCTTCCAAGTTGAAAGCTTCAGTCCAATTTGTATAGGCTTTTTGGGAGTTTATAAAGTAGAGCTTGAGTTCAAAACAAGGGAGACAAAGAAGACATGGGTAAAGGCGGTCCCACTGTGACCGTGGCCCGTGGGTGGGCCATTGTTGTCCTGTGGGTGGACCCTGAGCccattaataataaaaagtggGCTGTAAGGATTTTCAGTGCATCTAGTTATTCAGAACTAAAATGCTAAAAGGGTAAATTACATTTTACTATCCGTAGATTTACCAAGTttaattaagtttttatttggctttaagttttattaaaattatttatcttatttgttattggaatttttctttatctttattttggcATCTTTAATTCAAGCACTTTACTTTCTTGTTATATACTTCCTAGCACTTCGTTTCATTGCGTCCTATTTTTCCTCCACCGCGATAAGGAGCTAAAAGATTTACTATTTTAATTCATGTTTCAAAATAgataattttgtatttaattgcATAATTTTGTGTCTATAGGACCTAAcccaaaaagaacaaataaaaaatctaacCATCCTTTACTTTAAGAAAATGACAGAACTTAAGCCCTTATATGCTCTGCAGTTCAATCATTtgattcaaaatcaaatttcatatGCACACCATTTACACAATTCCATTCGGGATAACATGTCATGTATTTTGGTGGTGGCATGCCTACACATTCAACTTAGAGAAAGGACTGAAGTACATTTGTGTGTTCGTAATGTAGTAAaataaattcttttatttaaaaatatatatatatatatatttgggctcaatcttTGCCCTAGTAAGAGCATGTCCAGCGCAGGCCATTTTGCCAGGGCAAGAGGCctgtttgttgggttttggacCTCTAGCGCAGAAGAAGCAGTCCGGGCAAACCCTAGGTCCCACCAGCCCGAGCAAGCTCAAGGGCAGATCTTACCTGGGTTTCAGCCTAAGGGCGCCGCTGACGTCAaggagcaaaaaaaaaatcgaaaaaaaaatcaatttttttaattaaaaaaaataccaaaaaattatgaaaaataatggaaGAACAGATAGTTGAGATTAAGAGCTGGGGATTTCAATTGAAATTAACATGGCTACAAAGGAGTAGATGGAGAAGATAGGAGTCCCACTCCTTTAGGTGGGATTTGTAAGATACAATATGTTAGATTGTTGTCCATTTTAATGAGTCTAGTCTCAGCACACCAAACAACGCTCAGAATATTGCCAATTTCAATTGAAATAGTCTAGTACACTTCTTCCACCCACTGAAGGTAAGGTGGACTGAGGTGAATCGTATCAAAACCCTATTCTAATATTGTAGGGTATTTTAATACTGGGAGCATCTCCATTAAGCATTAGTGTTAAGGATTAGTTAAGGAACTGGATGAGCATTCTTTGAGGATGTGGAACCAAACAAAACTGGATGAcgaaccaaacaaaaaaaaaaaaggcaataaCCATGAAGATGTGGAGGAAGTTAGAGAAAACCCtgaggggtcgtttggtacacaggcttggcttggactggcttggactaaatttagtaccatgtttgttttatttaattctagtcttagatgggattgctaataccgggcccaccaaaaacacgtccttaggaggggactactaatcccatgtagaaagggaggattagctagtcctatgtttaccaatgtatgagatgcatatattatattgtaatactaataacatatattactattattattattattacatacacatatattataatgtacatatacacatgtatatacacatatacaagtatatatatacacatatatacatatataatatatataaatacatatagatatatacacatatattattattataatatactcatatacacatacatattaatattataataatagtatacatgtatacatgtatatatgtaatatatattatattatatattaatgtacatatatacacgtatatacatgtatatatataaacacatatatatacatatataatatataaatacatatagatatatacacgtatattattattataatatacccatatacacatgcatattaatattataataatagcatacatgtatatatgtaatatatatattattataatacatatatataagtatatatacatatatgtgtatatattatacccatgtatgtattataatatacatatacacacgtatatagacatatacattatatatttacattatatatatatattataatatacatatatacacgtatatacatgtatattattattataacatactcatatatattatctattataatatacatatgtatatgtatatgcattatacccatgtatatattataatatatagatacacctatatacacatatattatatacatgtatatacgtatatatatatgtatattataatatataatatatatacatatattatacatatattatatatacatatgtattttataatatatatatgtatatatacatacatatatacacatatatacatgtatattattattattattataacatacccatatatatatgtattatacccatacatacatatatatgtattatacccatgtatattataatatacatatatacacctatatacacttatatatatgtatgtacgtttatattatttaaaatatataatattattataatatacttatatacatgtatatacatatatattatatatattataaaatacatatatacatatatatatataaatatttttgaaaaaataaaaaaattataatcctagtccaagcatacaccaaatgcaggataagtgttatccaacttagaccaagccaagccaagccaagccagtccctaagcatagttcatgccaagacagttctgtgtaccaaacgagccctgaGAGGACTTGGAAGACCCGTTGAATTAAAAGAAGCAACGTAGCTGAGAGCAGAGAGAGGCGCGTGATACTGCAAAAAGCAGTACAAAGAGAACACCTCTGCAGAAACACACAGCTCATCTCTCAATTCTCAACTCACTCTGACAGTTTCTTTCACCATCAAACAGCTAGAAAATATCAGAAGCAAATTTCACACCAACTCTTTAGTCAAAAAAATATTCTGGGAAATGATCTGTCTCAACACTAGGGGGCAGCAGAGCAGAGCATCTGATGATGTTCTGTATATCTACTATGCCATGCCCCTATACAAAATCCGCATCCATTTTGCCCCCTTTCACTTTCTTCACCACTAAAATACCAAAATACagccagaaaaaaaaaaaattaagattaTAAAGTCATATTTACATAACCCACAAAGCTGGAATGAGAAAAGTTGGTTTCCCAAACAGAACCACCACCTATCTTTCTTAGAACTaacttcatattttttttcttataaagaATGCAGGAAATAAAATctaatcttctttttctatttctctGTACTTTCTTTTCTATCTTGGACCAGAGAGCTCCATGGCATAGGAATCCAAAGAAtgctcatcatcatcctcatccaCAGAGGTGCCGAACATGCTTGCCCGATCACGTTCATTGTCATCATGTTTTGATCCAATGCTACTAGGGTGGGTATTACTTTTGTTACTGTTGTGAGTATGAAAGAGGTCCATGCTGGAATTACTATGATTATGTGATGCTGCCCATTTCTCGGCTAGCCCATCGCCTTCAAGCATCCGGACCACTTCCGACATCTTGGGGCGGTGGGCTGGTAGGTACTGAGTGCACAGCAGAGCCACTTGCAGCATTTCCCCAACCTCAATCCGGTCGTAAATGTTTCCTAGCTCTCTGTCCACCAACACTTCcactttcttctcttgttgTATTTTCTTCACCTGTGACCAGCAGCATGGATATAATGTGCTCATTAGCTTTCAACATGCAACCATCATGCTTCTCAGGgcttttaataattttcttgaAGAACGTTATTAAATGATCGATCCTTTGGAACATAAGAGAATATTACAATGATACAGGAAGAATAGGAAGCTGTTTATCCAGTTCTGATTGTTTGAGAcacaaatgaatgaaaaaggTGAAGATTGCAAAAAAAGAACCGTGCATACTAATTTTAATCACTACAGCTAAATGTCTGGAACTTCAGCCCTGACTGAGTGGAAATTGGTTGCTGTTATTCGACACACTACATTGTTGAATTGTTTATAAAACCATATAATCAGAAAAAATCATATACAAATTGGTACTAGACTTAGAAACCTATTATAGCTTATCTGAGTTAGATAAAAACTTACCCACTCAAGCATGGCTCCTTTCTGATTAACTGTTTTGCCAAACTCGAGAGCTCTCAATCCGGTTATGAGCTCTATCAAGAGAATTCCAAATCCAAAAACATCAGTCTTTTCAGATGATTGACCAGTGGAAAGGTATTCTGGTGCAATGTGCCCAACAGTCCCACGGACAGCAGTGGTGACATGAGAATCAGTATGGTCAAGGAGCTTCGCAAGGCCAAAATCTCCAACAATAGCCTCACAGTAGTCATCCAGGAGCACATTTGCAGCCTTTACATCCCTGTGTATTATCTTCGGATCGCATTGTTCATGTAGATACAGAAGACCTCTTGCAGCTCCTATTGCTATCTTCTTCCTTGTGTTCCAATCTAGTGCTGGTTTTCCTGTTGTGTTCAGAACAATACATCAGGGCTCATCATTATGGATGGTGGCTTCAGGCTTCATTGTATGAATGGAAATTTGATGCACTAATTTCTTTCTATCAACACTTGATGCAGTTTTCAAGGCAAATTTACTCAGACATTTCACGTTTAACCAAGAACAGAATgtaattgaccaaaaaaaaaagagaacagaATGTATCAACTGTAGACAGTGAAGCTATGATCATCAGCACATAATTCCAAACGGTAACTTTAAGGTGAGTGCAGTTTAAAAACCAATAGTACATGGGAATCTTATCAAGGAAATCAAATCAACAATAGATCACAGGCTCACATGGTTTGCATATTTAATATATGCACAAAGAACTTCTTTTGGaagcccttttttttccttctaaatGTTCCATATTAAGGAGTGACTAAACATTAATGGTCCCAGCTTTAATGTTGAAAGTTTGAATTAAAAATCTCCAAGCCTCCCAACCGATTGTGGTCCATGCCAAGATAATGTTTAGGCAAGTATTATATTGTTGGTGGTTAGTATATCACACCAACAAAATCACAGAGGAAATAATCATGCCCACCCTCACCATGAAATGTGGGTGTGctttgtaaccaaaaaaatgtgAGTGTCTTTGCAGCAAATATAGACAAACCTCTAAGCCTGGCAGCCACACTGCCATTAGACATGTAAGGGTATACCAGAAGTCTCTCATTAGAGGTAGCACAATATCCAATTAACCGAAGCAAATTCCGATGTACTGCAAGGCTTATCATCTCCAGTTCTGTCCGAAATTGTGATTCTCCAGCTGTTCCTGTTACATCCTTAAGCCGTTTCACTGCCACCATAGTCCCATCTCCTAGCTTTCCCTTGTAAACATTGCCAAAACCTCCAGCACCAAGTATGTTCTTGGAGCTAAAATGGTCTGTTGCGAGTTGAAGCTCTTTGAAAGTGAAGTTTCTGAGGTTTCCTAAGCTCACAAGTCCCTCTTCTTGAATGTCTGCAGTAAAGTTAAAGACACATTTGATATCAGTTATATATTTCCATTTACATTGTTCATTTATGGGATGGGACCATGATGTTACTGACCACTT
This window encodes:
- the LOC18792145 gene encoding probable LRR receptor-like serine/threonine-protein kinase At2g23950, whose translation is MVLLKLFFFFTLAFFFSSASLCLSYEPRNHEVEALISLRLALNDPHGVLNNWDEDSVDPCSWAMITCSPENVVIGLGAPSQSLSGTLSGAIGNLTNIRQVLMQNNNISGKLPPELGTLPKLQTLDLSNNLFSGFVPDSLGQLNSLQYLRLNNNSLSGAFPVSLAKIPELAFLDLSYNNLSGPIPKFPARTFNVVGNPLICGSSSTEGCSGSATPVPLSLSLKSSPGKHNSKTLAIALGVSLSCALLIVLSLGIVWYRKKQKSQSILNISDIQEEGLVSLGNLRNFTFKELQLATDHFSSKNILGAGGFGNVYKGKLGDGTMVAVKRLKDVTGTAGESQFRTELEMISLAVHRNLLRLIGYCATSNERLLVYPYMSNGSVAARLRGKPALDWNTRKKIAIGAARGLLYLHEQCDPKIIHRDVKAANVLLDDYCEAIVGDFGLAKLLDHTDSHVTTAVRGTVGHIAPEYLSTGQSSEKTDVFGFGILLIELITGLRALEFGKTVNQKGAMLEWVKKIQQEKKVEVLVDRELGNIYDRIEVGEMLQVALLCTQYLPAHRPKMSEVVRMLEGDGLAEKWAASHNHSNSSMDLFHTHNSNKSNTHPSSIGSKHDDNERDRASMFGTSVDEDDDEHSLDSYAMELSGPR